One window from the genome of Natrialba magadii ATCC 43099 encodes:
- a CDS encoding SpoVR family protein, translating to MSKRNTNADRFRKQAIATELEEPVTEARNLAIKLGLEPYPVNYWIIDYDEMNELIAYGGFQSRYPHWRWGMQYDRQQKQGQYGGGKAFEIVNNDNPAHAFLQESNTIADQKAVITHVEAHSDFFAKNEWFGLFTSGRADEEQVNAAAMLERHARAIDEYMSDPEIDRAEVEKWIDHCLSLEDNIDQHQVFERRLDVDGPAVTADLDEDLAEKLDELELSDEIKGEVFDEEWLEHLEGEDGGVTFPEVPQKDVLAFVREHGKQYDPEAERAVEMEEWQRDVLDMMRAEAYYFAAQKMTKVMNEGWAAYWESTMMTDEGFAGADEFMNYADHMAKVLASGGLNPYSLGMELWEYVENTTNRQEVLEHLLRVEGISWRNLTDVVDFDDVRDQLEPPTELDSITSETIDDLATADVPDDWLDHEALELAREGEIDVDRYPWKVLTYEGLARRHYSLVKRQNRGFLRRVNQNELERIGRYLFDDARYSSVEEALAEVNYTAGWDRLFDVRESHNDVTFLDEFLTQEFITENNYFTYEHSKATGQFHVASDEADDVKKKLLLQFTNFGKPTIAVYDGNYNNANELLLGHQYNGVMLDLGKARETLKRIFELWGRPVNLLTIVKEVNEHDIEVAKRRNREPEAEEQGKLIRYDGEQVTIEDVRWDTVEHLAADDVDYDTKPEDWLA from the coding sequence ATGAGTAAACGAAACACCAACGCCGACAGATTCCGCAAACAGGCGATTGCGACCGAACTCGAGGAGCCGGTCACCGAGGCCCGCAACCTGGCGATAAAGCTCGGGCTCGAGCCGTACCCGGTCAACTACTGGATCATCGACTACGACGAGATGAACGAACTCATCGCCTACGGCGGGTTCCAGTCGCGGTACCCACACTGGCGGTGGGGGATGCAGTACGACCGGCAGCAAAAACAGGGCCAGTACGGCGGCGGCAAGGCCTTCGAAATCGTCAACAACGACAACCCGGCCCACGCGTTCCTCCAGGAGTCGAACACGATCGCCGATCAGAAGGCCGTCATCACCCACGTCGAGGCCCACTCGGACTTCTTCGCGAAGAACGAGTGGTTCGGCCTCTTCACCAGCGGCCGGGCCGACGAGGAGCAGGTCAACGCCGCGGCCATGCTCGAACGACACGCCCGCGCGATCGACGAGTACATGTCCGACCCCGAAATCGACCGCGCCGAGGTCGAGAAGTGGATCGACCACTGTCTCAGTCTCGAGGACAACATCGACCAGCACCAGGTGTTCGAACGACGGCTCGATGTCGACGGCCCCGCGGTGACGGCCGACCTCGACGAGGATCTGGCCGAAAAACTGGACGAACTCGAGCTCTCCGACGAGATCAAAGGCGAGGTGTTCGACGAGGAGTGGCTCGAACACCTCGAAGGCGAGGACGGCGGCGTCACGTTCCCCGAGGTGCCCCAGAAGGACGTCCTCGCGTTCGTCCGCGAGCACGGCAAACAGTACGACCCCGAGGCCGAGCGCGCCGTCGAGATGGAAGAGTGGCAACGCGACGTACTCGACATGATGCGCGCCGAGGCGTACTACTTCGCCGCCCAGAAGATGACCAAGGTCATGAACGAGGGCTGGGCGGCCTACTGGGAGTCGACGATGATGACCGACGAGGGCTTCGCCGGCGCAGACGAGTTCATGAACTACGCCGACCACATGGCGAAGGTGCTGGCCTCCGGCGGCCTCAACCCCTACAGCCTCGGCATGGAGCTATGGGAGTACGTCGAGAACACGACGAACCGCCAGGAGGTCCTAGAGCACTTGCTCCGCGTCGAGGGCATCTCCTGGCGCAACCTGACGGACGTGGTCGACTTCGACGACGTACGCGACCAGCTCGAGCCGCCCACCGAACTCGACTCGATCACGTCGGAGACGATCGACGACCTCGCAACGGCAGACGTGCCCGACGACTGGCTCGACCACGAAGCACTCGAGTTGGCCCGCGAGGGCGAGATCGATGTCGACCGCTACCCCTGGAAGGTACTCACCTACGAGGGGCTCGCGCGTCGTCACTACTCGCTCGTCAAGCGCCAGAACCGCGGGTTCCTGCGTCGGGTGAACCAGAACGAACTCGAGCGCATCGGACGGTACCTGTTCGACGACGCCCGGTACTCCTCGGTCGAAGAGGCGCTCGCCGAGGTTAACTACACGGCGGGCTGGGATCGCCTCTTCGACGTGCGAGAGAGCCACAACGACGTGACGTTCCTGGACGAGTTCCTCACGCAGGAGTTCATCACGGAGAACAACTACTTCACGTACGAACACTCGAAGGCGACGGGGCAGTTCCACGTCGCGAGCGACGAGGCAGACGACGTGAAGAAGAAACTCCTGTTGCAGTTCACCAACTTCGGCAAGCCGACGATCGCGGTCTACGACGGCAACTACAACAACGCGAACGAACTGCTGCTGGGCCACCAGTACAACGGCGTGATGCTCGATCTTGGGAAGGCCAGGGAGACGCTAAAGCGCATCTTCGAACTCTGGGGGCGACCGGTGAACCTGCTGACGATCGTCAAGGAGGTCAACGAGCACGATATCGAGGTCGCAAAGCGACGGAACCGCGAACCCGAGGCCGAAGAGCAGGGCAAGCTCATCCGGTACGACGGCGAGCAAGTGACGATCGAGGATGTGCGCTGGGACACGGTCGAACACCTTGCAGCCGACGACGTGGATTACGACACGAAGCCGGAGGATTGGCTGGCCTGA
- a CDS encoding DUF1102 domain-containing protein, which yields MRRRTLLLAVGGGSASALIGSGAFSSVQTQRGAELVIERDPDAYLGLDGCPGSSNASYTRLDERGHLEIDLSPSNSTIGSGKAATGTGVNSDSFTYFHNVFQVCNRGKEPVKVWIEATARKPASRLKADKEFKEYAREDRVIFYQGDNPSNRVDSEKTALTMDVGKCVCIGFRTMTKGLEAGDRLLADDNVIIRTKLD from the coding sequence ATGCGTCGACGAACACTCCTGCTCGCCGTTGGCGGTGGCAGCGCCAGCGCCCTCATCGGTTCGGGCGCGTTCTCGAGCGTCCAGACACAACGGGGCGCAGAGCTCGTGATCGAGCGCGATCCGGATGCCTATCTGGGACTAGACGGTTGTCCCGGCTCCTCGAACGCGAGCTACACGCGTCTCGACGAGCGCGGACACCTCGAGATTGACCTTTCTCCGTCGAATTCGACTATCGGGTCAGGGAAAGCGGCGACCGGAACCGGTGTCAACTCCGACTCATTCACCTATTTTCACAACGTCTTTCAGGTTTGCAATCGGGGCAAAGAGCCGGTGAAGGTCTGGATCGAGGCGACAGCACGGAAGCCGGCAAGCCGACTCAAAGCCGACAAAGAGTTCAAAGAGTACGCGAGGGAAGACAGGGTAATCTTTTATCAAGGCGACAATCCCAGCAATCGTGTAGACAGCGAAAAGACCGCGCTCACTATGGATGTCGGGAAATGTGTGTGTATCGGCTTTCGAACGATGACGAAAGGTCTGGAGGCAGGCGACAGATTGCTGGCTGACGACAATGTCATCATTCGAACGAAATTAGACTGA
- a CDS encoding DUF1102 domain-containing protein — MKRRKLLLGSGSAFAATAFIGTGAFSRVESQRSVTVEVEEDEDAYLGLAPSDSEHGDNFAEIDDNGHLEIDIGEIDDEDDNTGSGVNSNSITWFDCVFTITNQGKDEANVYVEEEDNFVEEEGDEGTIDFYTDEASGSQGDDGIDSIVGSDNEITLPVGDSECIGIRVNSEEENSDDIDGDVTIVADSEDAGDEENNNT, encoded by the coding sequence ATGAAACGACGAAAGCTCCTGCTCGGCAGCGGGTCGGCGTTCGCGGCGACCGCGTTCATCGGCACGGGTGCGTTCTCGAGGGTGGAATCCCAGCGAAGCGTGACGGTCGAGGTCGAGGAGGACGAAGACGCTTACCTCGGTCTCGCACCATCTGATTCGGAGCACGGTGACAACTTCGCTGAAATTGACGATAACGGCCACCTCGAGATCGATATCGGCGAGATCGACGACGAAGACGACAATACCGGCAGTGGAGTCAACTCGAATTCGATTACCTGGTTCGACTGCGTGTTCACCATCACGAATCAAGGGAAAGACGAGGCCAATGTCTACGTCGAAGAAGAGGATAATTTCGTGGAAGAGGAAGGGGACGAGGGAACGATCGATTTCTACACCGATGAGGCATCCGGAAGTCAGGGTGATGACGGGATCGACTCGATCGTCGGCAGCGATAACGAGATTACGTTGCCCGTTGGCGATAGCGAATGTATTGGTATCCGTGTAAACTCCGAGGAAGAGAACTCAGACGACATCGACGGCGATGTCACGATCGTCGCTGATTCAGAAGATGCAGGTGACGAGGAGAACAACAACACGTAA
- a CDS encoding GLUG motif-containing protein produces MAGSGAVLVTDTLGFSRTESNRLTDVSALEDEDAFLALENVGELGEAANDCGVVNEFTITNQLGEDATITLSSDEFDFEPHTFPLDETDSETVVVSVDEDESGEIEIEAITDPASIEATVTREAAIEDWSEPSGTEPDEADYDDILDDAEGNGTESDPYVITDDQELQAMAGDLDAHYELGRNIDASETDQWHGGDGFDPIGDEDPDEFEGVLDGNGYEICGLTIDRPGEEGVGLFSVNSGTITDLTLTHSTITGENVVGGTAGNNAGTIEEVDIVDPEITGDDGVGGVVGVNVGFPDPGVGGTIEMAAVPNGTVTGDDAVGGVVGLNDGDVATSFAGCAVTGENLVGGLAGANITTEENGDEIPGTITQSYAVGDVTGDEESAGGLVGINTGTITDTYARGDVVADEESVGGLVGTNVLGEDDPLICAIPILGPLICGLVELLVGLVSLLLFGPADPDREIVEDIEGEIYTSYAAVETAETGGDFRGGFAGVNEISGLLISDLLGTIEGSYWDEELLEPPGPGIGEGDAGDVDLTALTTDDMQGADAETEMDALDFDDVWRTVEDPDDYPELQWQDV; encoded by the coding sequence ATGGCTGGCTCCGGAGCCGTGCTCGTGACGGATACGCTCGGATTTTCACGGACGGAGTCTAACCGACTTACCGATGTCAGCGCCCTCGAGGACGAAGACGCCTTCCTTGCCCTCGAGAACGTCGGCGAACTCGGCGAGGCGGCGAACGACTGCGGTGTCGTCAACGAGTTTACCATCACGAACCAACTCGGCGAGGACGCGACAATAACGCTGTCGTCCGACGAGTTCGATTTCGAGCCACACACGTTCCCCCTCGATGAGACCGACTCAGAGACGGTGGTCGTCAGCGTCGACGAGGACGAGTCCGGCGAGATCGAAATCGAGGCCATCACCGATCCGGCGAGCATCGAGGCAACCGTCACGAGGGAAGCCGCGATCGAAGACTGGAGCGAGCCTTCCGGGACGGAACCTGACGAAGCGGACTACGACGACATCCTTGACGACGCAGAGGGCAACGGCACCGAGAGCGACCCGTACGTGATCACCGACGACCAGGAACTCCAGGCGATGGCCGGCGACCTCGACGCGCACTACGAACTCGGACGGAACATCGACGCCAGCGAGACCGATCAGTGGCACGGCGGCGACGGGTTCGATCCGATCGGCGACGAAGACCCCGACGAGTTCGAAGGCGTCCTTGACGGGAATGGATACGAGATCTGTGGACTCACCATCGATCGACCCGGAGAGGAGGGTGTCGGCCTGTTCAGCGTGAACTCTGGAACGATCACAGACCTCACTCTCACGCACTCGACGATCACAGGCGAGAACGTCGTTGGTGGCACCGCTGGAAACAACGCGGGAACGATCGAAGAGGTCGACATCGTCGATCCCGAGATTACTGGCGACGACGGCGTCGGAGGTGTAGTCGGCGTGAACGTCGGCTTTCCCGATCCCGGCGTCGGTGGCACTATCGAGATGGCGGCCGTACCCAATGGCACGGTCACCGGTGACGACGCCGTCGGTGGGGTGGTCGGACTTAATGACGGCGACGTAGCGACGTCGTTCGCCGGCTGTGCGGTCACCGGAGAGAACCTCGTCGGCGGGCTCGCAGGTGCGAACATCACGACCGAGGAGAACGGGGACGAGATTCCCGGAACGATCACGCAGTCGTACGCGGTCGGTGACGTGACCGGAGACGAAGAGAGCGCCGGCGGTCTCGTCGGGATCAACACCGGAACGATCACTGACACCTACGCTCGAGGCGACGTCGTCGCCGACGAGGAATCAGTTGGTGGCCTCGTCGGGACGAACGTCCTGGGCGAGGACGATCCGCTGATCTGCGCGATACCGATCCTGGGGCCGCTCATCTGTGGTCTCGTCGAGTTGCTGGTCGGTCTCGTCAGTCTATTGTTGTTCGGTCCCGCAGATCCCGACCGAGAGATCGTCGAGGACATCGAAGGCGAGATCTACACCTCGTATGCAGCGGTCGAAACCGCCGAAACTGGCGGTGATTTCCGCGGCGGATTCGCCGGTGTGAACGAAATTTCTGGCCTCCTGATCTCGGACTTACTCGGAACGATCGAGGGATCGTACTGGGACGAAGAACTCCTCGAGCCACCGGGCCCGGGGATCGGGGAAGGAGATGCGGGGGACGTCGATCTGACGGCACTCACGACAGACGATATGCAGGGTGCCGACGCCGAGACCGAAATGGACGCCCTCGACTTCGACGACGTCTGGCGGACGGTCGAAGATCCAGACGACTACCCCGAACTCCAGTGGCAAGACGTGTGA
- a CDS encoding DUF1102 domain-containing protein, protein MSTSRRTFLAGCGVLAASSLLGSAAFSRTSADRSVTVDVAVDTDAYLGLEPTSPFATLVDGHLELTFDDTPQDIAGEGVNVNSEYLFVDTFGLINQGVKTIEILSVEVDEPSPDLEVTFLVENNPWMPLGDAVPLDPGDSINVTVEVDVADIGYGDYQVPITIVASA, encoded by the coding sequence ATGAGTACAAGTCGACGAACGTTCCTCGCCGGTTGTGGTGTGCTAGCTGCCAGCTCGCTTCTCGGTTCGGCGGCGTTCAGCCGCACCAGCGCCGACCGATCCGTCACGGTTGATGTCGCAGTTGACACTGACGCCTACCTCGGACTCGAGCCAACCTCGCCGTTTGCGACCCTCGTCGACGGGCACCTCGAGTTGACGTTCGACGACACTCCCCAAGACATCGCAGGGGAGGGTGTCAACGTAAACAGCGAGTATCTGTTCGTCGACACCTTCGGGCTTATCAACCAGGGTGTGAAGACGATCGAAATCCTATCGGTGGAGGTTGATGAACCCAGCCCCGATCTCGAGGTAACGTTTCTCGTCGAGAACAACCCGTGGATGCCGCTGGGAGACGCTGTTCCGCTCGATCCTGGCGATTCAATCAACGTGACGGTCGAAGTCGACGTTGCGGACATCGGGTACGGTGACTATCAGGTTCCCATTACGATTGTAGCGAGTGCATAG
- a CDS encoding signal peptidase I — MDRPPLVTTARTLAVRGIQLAVVLVLLALAAGYLLGQPILLGYVTSGSMEPTIDTGDGYVAIPAALAGEPEPGDAVVFEAETHGDDDLTVHRVVDADNTGYVTQGDANPRTDQEMGEPPVRESQVVATAVQIDDEVVTIPNLGTAVVEAEHTAERVQNWVAVTLGIRWLSGASSLAFVVLIASTTLYLAETIRERWSPTQPSDTVKETNSGGIEPRYVCVGLAVLVATAALAAMTVPVGAHSIEVVSSDRPSEQPRVIEAGTTAEATYKTTNAGPVPVVSYLETDGDDMAVDTTELSLGYREEFETTVELTAPEETGYYQMFVVEQRYLYVLPAPVIETLHGIHPWIARGTIVGILGGMTYVLTRSLIGTAPAYSQLNRSSASPNGSLCRRLLRRLY, encoded by the coding sequence ATGGATCGACCTCCACTTGTCACCACCGCGCGCACGCTGGCTGTCCGCGGGATACAACTCGCGGTTGTTCTCGTCCTTCTGGCGCTCGCCGCTGGATACCTCCTCGGACAACCAATCTTGCTCGGGTACGTGACGAGTGGTAGTATGGAACCGACGATCGACACTGGGGACGGGTACGTGGCGATTCCAGCCGCGCTGGCTGGTGAGCCTGAACCCGGTGACGCCGTCGTCTTCGAGGCGGAGACGCATGGTGATGACGACCTAACGGTCCACCGCGTTGTCGACGCGGACAACACCGGCTATGTGACTCAGGGCGACGCAAATCCGAGAACCGACCAGGAGATGGGTGAACCGCCGGTCCGAGAGAGTCAAGTCGTTGCAACGGCTGTTCAGATCGACGACGAGGTAGTTACGATCCCCAACCTCGGCACCGCGGTCGTCGAAGCCGAGCACACTGCCGAGCGAGTCCAGAATTGGGTCGCAGTTACGTTGGGGATCCGGTGGCTCTCCGGCGCGAGTAGTCTCGCATTCGTCGTTCTGATCGCCTCAACCACCCTGTACCTCGCTGAAACGATCCGCGAACGATGGTCGCCAACCCAGCCGAGTGATACCGTCAAGGAGACGAATTCAGGGGGGATTGAGCCTCGATACGTCTGTGTCGGACTGGCGGTACTGGTCGCGACAGCGGCCCTGGCTGCCATGACCGTTCCGGTTGGAGCCCACTCTATCGAGGTCGTGAGTTCCGACCGACCGTCGGAACAACCAAGAGTGATTGAAGCAGGCACGACGGCCGAGGCCACGTACAAGACGACGAACGCCGGCCCCGTACCCGTCGTCTCCTATCTCGAAACCGACGGTGACGACATGGCAGTCGACACCACGGAGTTGTCGTTGGGCTATCGCGAGGAATTCGAGACCACGGTCGAACTCACGGCACCGGAGGAAACAGGCTACTACCAGATGTTTGTGGTTGAACAGCGGTACCTGTACGTGCTCCCGGCACCGGTGATCGAGACGCTACACGGGATTCACCCCTGGATAGCACGCGGAACGATTGTCGGCATTCTCGGGGGAATGACGTACGTCCTCACTCGATCGCTGATCGGCACCGCGCCCGCCTACTCACAGTTGAACCGATCGTCAGCCTCTCCAAACGGCTCACTATGCCGTCGACTCCTCCGGCGGCTCTATTGA
- a CDS encoding DUF5305 domain-containing protein — MKYHRLLLVLSILAIAAGLWIGYGAYVAPGEATEEQTVLTTSGEIEHRAVVSESNSLYPTDTVLENEPLYYTTIAPTVEGEFHSRYGSVQEGNATVTHELELVIRSVDGDETYWMTRSSLGSDTGQAIEPGEETTTAFEINMTEVQDRISEIESDLEDDPGESSVAVETTVTLEGVFDGEERTVTTTDQIPVQLTGGTYSLDDDELSGEQITEHETESATPVLTRAIGGPLLLLGGLVGTGGLVVFRPDEYGLSATERAWLAYRDDRAEFDAIIATLSPPEEAFDRPRTSVDSLAKLVQVGSNTDSTVVYDPTREVYVVVGEFLYVFEPPQKPDSTERGPESVRGSKSAETKSEHDKEPDQSEDQDVLALPAHDTDTHTETISDKNTNEA; from the coding sequence ATGAAATATCACCGCCTATTGCTGGTCCTGTCCATTCTTGCAATAGCAGCAGGTCTCTGGATCGGATACGGTGCGTACGTTGCTCCTGGCGAAGCAACAGAAGAGCAAACAGTCCTGACCACGTCGGGGGAGATCGAACACCGGGCGGTCGTTAGCGAGTCGAACTCACTGTATCCAACCGATACCGTGCTGGAGAACGAGCCATTATATTATACTACGATCGCGCCGACCGTCGAAGGAGAATTCCACAGCCGTTACGGTTCCGTCCAAGAGGGGAACGCGACGGTGACACACGAACTCGAACTCGTGATACGGTCAGTAGACGGCGATGAGACGTACTGGATGACGAGGTCGTCGCTCGGGAGCGACACCGGACAGGCCATCGAACCCGGCGAAGAAACGACGACTGCCTTCGAGATCAACATGACCGAAGTTCAGGATCGAATCAGTGAAATCGAGAGCGACCTCGAGGATGATCCCGGTGAATCGTCCGTCGCCGTCGAAACGACAGTCACACTCGAGGGCGTCTTTGACGGCGAAGAGCGAACGGTGACGACGACGGATCAGATCCCAGTTCAACTTACTGGTGGCACGTACAGTCTCGATGACGACGAACTGTCTGGTGAGCAGATTACCGAACACGAGACCGAGTCCGCCACTCCCGTCCTGACGCGAGCGATCGGTGGGCCGCTGTTGCTACTCGGTGGCCTTGTCGGGACCGGCGGGCTTGTAGTTTTCCGACCAGACGAGTACGGCCTATCCGCGACCGAACGCGCCTGGCTCGCCTATCGTGACGACCGGGCCGAGTTCGATGCGATCATCGCGACGCTCTCTCCTCCCGAGGAGGCGTTTGACCGTCCTCGAACGTCGGTGGATTCACTCGCAAAGCTCGTTCAAGTTGGTTCCAATACGGACTCGACAGTCGTCTACGACCCGACCCGTGAGGTGTATGTCGTCGTTGGTGAGTTCCTGTACGTGTTCGAACCACCTCAGAAACCGGACAGCACTGAGCGAGGACCCGAATCTGTGAGAGGGAGTAAATCTGCCGAAACGAAATCTGAGCATGATAAGGAACCGGACCAAAGTGAAGATCAAGACGTCCTCGCACTTCCGGCGCACGACACTGATACCCACACAGAGACAATTTCCGACAAAAACACTAACGAGGCTTGA
- a CDS encoding glycerophosphodiester phosphodiesterase encodes MRLIAHRGFAATAPENTIDAIQSAAEYADAVEFDVRRCGSGELVVIHDETIERVTGGDVTVAEASLSDLKTHTVLESGEQIPTLEEMLEAVPPGVEINLEMKEQGIAADVLDALEGVENRVVTTSFLAPELRTIRELDSSQPTGLLVSRRLETPVTTAVELDCDVIGANYWRCLTTQLVPRAKAVDLEVHAWSIERRLTALVLGLRGVDCISADRPVRV; translated from the coding sequence ATGCGACTGATCGCTCACCGCGGCTTCGCCGCGACGGCCCCCGAGAACACTATCGACGCCATCCAGTCCGCCGCCGAGTACGCCGACGCCGTCGAATTCGACGTCCGACGCTGTGGCTCGGGCGAACTCGTCGTCATCCACGACGAGACAATCGAGCGCGTCACCGGCGGCGACGTCACCGTCGCAGAGGCCTCCCTTTCGGACCTCAAAACCCACACCGTACTCGAGTCCGGCGAGCAAATTCCGACACTTGAGGAGATGCTCGAGGCCGTCCCGCCTGGCGTTGAAATCAACCTCGAAATGAAGGAACAGGGAATTGCGGCGGACGTGCTCGATGCGCTCGAGGGTGTCGAGAACCGCGTGGTGACGACCTCGTTTCTCGCGCCGGAGTTGCGGACGATCCGCGAGTTGGATTCGAGCCAGCCAACGGGATTGCTCGTCAGCCGGCGACTCGAGACGCCGGTGACGACGGCGGTCGAACTCGACTGTGACGTGATCGGGGCGAACTACTGGCGCTGTTTGACGACGCAGTTGGTGCCGCGAGCGAAGGCGGTGGATCTCGAGGTCCACGCGTGGTCGATCGAGCGGCGACTGACGGCGCTGGTGCTCGGCCTTCGCGGTGTCGATTGTATTTCGGCTGATCGGCCGGTTCGCGTCTAG
- a CDS encoding response regulator, with protein MSSRRTEPFDVLLVEDDPTDRDLTRDAFEQLPVDVTFTVTPDGETALEELSQRQADESAELPALVLLDLDLPNVDGYAFLETIREDASLVRLPVIVLASSDTEEDVQRSYELAANAYLTKPTEPEAFYSLAKAVSEFWFEHVLLPPASGSK; from the coding sequence ATGAGTAGTCGACGAACAGAACCGTTCGATGTCCTGCTGGTCGAAGACGACCCGACCGATAGAGACCTCACCCGCGATGCCTTCGAGCAGTTGCCCGTCGACGTGACGTTTACCGTCACCCCCGACGGTGAAACTGCACTCGAGGAACTTTCCCAGCGACAGGCCGACGAGAGCGCCGAGTTACCCGCGCTCGTATTGCTCGACCTCGATTTGCCGAACGTCGACGGGTACGCGTTCCTCGAGACGATCCGAGAGGATGCGTCGCTCGTTCGGCTGCCGGTGATCGTGCTGGCGAGTTCAGACACCGAGGAGGACGTGCAGCGCAGCTACGAACTGGCCGCGAACGCGTATCTGACCAAGCCCACAGAACCGGAGGCGTTTTACTCGCTCGCGAAAGCTGTCTCGGAGTTCTGGTTCGAGCACGTGTTGTTGCCGCCGGCTTCTGGTTCGAAGTAG
- a CDS encoding SDR family oxidoreductase — MSPQHTADVDFTDRVAIVTGASGALGSAVVERFRADGATVCAVDIVTPDEEDSLLEQEPAETSELEFYEANLTDEADVSAVISQIVDDHGRIDHLLNIAGTWRGGDPIEDTDLDEFELLLDVNLKSAFLMSKYALPHLQDSEGSIVSVSARAALEGGEGDGPYRITKAGIKLLTETLAAENRGTVRANCVLPSVIDTPMNREMMADADHDSWVEPGEIASMMAFLCSDGAAATSGAAVPVYGEA; from the coding sequence ATGTCGCCACAGCATACTGCCGACGTCGACTTCACGGATAGGGTCGCAATCGTCACCGGCGCGAGTGGGGCGCTCGGAAGCGCCGTCGTCGAACGATTCCGTGCAGACGGTGCGACCGTCTGTGCAGTCGATATCGTCACACCCGACGAGGAGGACAGCCTGCTCGAGCAAGAGCCAGCAGAAACGTCGGAGTTGGAGTTCTACGAGGCAAATCTGACCGACGAGGCGGATGTCTCTGCCGTGATCTCACAGATCGTCGACGATCACGGCCGAATCGATCACCTGCTGAACATCGCCGGTACCTGGCGCGGCGGCGACCCCATCGAGGACACCGATCTCGACGAGTTCGAACTACTGCTCGACGTGAACCTGAAATCGGCGTTTCTCATGTCGAAATATGCGCTCCCACACCTACAAGACAGCGAGGGATCGATCGTCAGCGTCAGCGCTCGCGCGGCACTCGAGGGCGGCGAGGGCGACGGCCCCTATCGGATCACGAAAGCAGGGATCAAACTGCTCACCGAGACGCTCGCGGCGGAGAATCGAGGCACCGTTCGGGCGAACTGCGTGCTCCCGAGTGTGATCGATACGCCGATGAATCGAGAGATGATGGCCGACGCGGATCACGACTCGTGGGTCGAACCCGGTGAAATCGCGTCCATGATGGCGTTTCTCTGCAGCGATGGGGCGGCAGCCACGAGCGGGGCGGCGGTGCCGGTATACGGCGAAGCCTGA